In Leptolyngbya sp. CCY15150, a single genomic region encodes these proteins:
- a CDS encoding Calx-beta domain-containing protein, translating into SNPSQTDISVDYNTTDGSASALGDPAVGGNDYDSTSGSLTFVAGETLQLITVTVNGDGVSEPSETFNVVLG; encoded by the coding sequence TGAGCAATCCTAGCCAAACGGACATTTCTGTTGACTACAACACCACCGATGGCAGCGCCAGTGCCCTCGGTGATCCAGCCGTTGGCGGCAATGACTATGACTCGACCAGTGGCTCCCTCACCTTTGTGGCAGGCGAGACGCTGCAACTGATCACCGTCACCGTCAACGGCGATGGCGTCAGTGAGCCCAGCGAAACCTTCAATGTGGTGTTGGGCA